From one Bradyrhizobium sp. Ash2021 genomic stretch:
- the mtgA gene encoding monofunctional biosynthetic peptidoglycan transglycosylase — protein MRLVRILLLILLVVLLLPYLLTPLYRTGHPVSTLMAWRWLRGAQVMRPWTDFHAISSALPRSVVGSEDARFCSHRGVDWGALREVIDDAEDGDVARGGSTITQQVAKNLFLWPGRSVVRKALELPLALWIDLVLPKQRVLEIYLNIAELGPSGQFGAEAGSIYAFGHSAATLSPREAALLAAILPNPVKRSARNPGPGVRRLAGTYMARANAVQRCWSENRAF, from the coding sequence TTGCGCTTGGTCCGAATTCTTTTGCTGATTTTGCTGGTCGTGCTGCTGCTGCCCTATCTGCTGACGCCGCTCTATCGCACCGGCCATCCGGTCTCCACGCTGATGGCCTGGCGCTGGCTGAGGGGCGCCCAGGTGATGCGGCCATGGACCGATTTCCATGCGATTTCGTCGGCGCTGCCGCGTTCGGTGGTCGGCTCCGAAGACGCCAGATTCTGCAGCCATCGCGGGGTCGATTGGGGCGCGCTGCGCGAAGTGATCGACGACGCCGAGGATGGCGATGTGGCGCGCGGCGGCTCGACCATCACCCAGCAGGTGGCCAAGAACCTGTTCCTGTGGCCGGGCCGCAGCGTGGTCCGCAAGGCGCTGGAGCTGCCGCTGGCGCTATGGATTGACCTCGTGCTGCCGAAGCAGCGGGTTCTCGAGATCTATCTCAATATCGCCGAACTCGGGCCCTCCGGGCAGTTCGGCGCCGAAGCCGGCTCGATTTACGCCTTCGGCCATTCCGCCGCGACGCTTTCACCGCGCGAGGCGGCCCTGCTGGCGGCCATCCTGCCCAATCCGGTCAAGCGCAGCGCCCGCAATCCCGGCCCCGGCGTGCGGCGCCTGGCCGGGACCTATATGGCGCGGGCGAATGCGGTTCAGCGATGCTGGAGCGAAAATCGTGCTTTTTGA
- the rpmF gene encoding 50S ribosomal protein L32 has product MAVPRRKTSPSRRGMRRSADALKKPTYAEDKDSGELRRPHHLDLKTGMYKGRQVLKAKKES; this is encoded by the coding sequence ATGGCCGTTCCCAGAAGAAAAACCTCGCCGTCGCGTCGTGGCATGCGCCGCTCGGCGGATGCGCTCAAGAAGCCGACCTATGCCGAGGACAAGGATTCCGGCGAATTGCGCCGTCCGCACCACCTCGACCTCAAGACCGGCATGTACAAGGGCCGGCAGGTCCTGAAGGCCAAGAAAGAGTCCTGA